Proteins co-encoded in one Arachis hypogaea cultivar Tifrunner chromosome 13, arahy.Tifrunner.gnm2.J5K5, whole genome shotgun sequence genomic window:
- the LOC112783253 gene encoding uncharacterized protein gives MKIFGCLVYAATNTSSRSKFDPRANPAVFLDYPLGYKDYKLYNLQTKQFLISRDVIFHEDTISFAQNPYTQLNNDIFFDFVLSNLILDFELLPNVPTIPTVPKIPQPSTTTNTQSQILPLIENQISPSTSIQLKRSTRTKHTHSYLHDYICHTKSPYPISNFINNHRLNHTYHNFVYQANLILESQFYHQAVKHEEWRTAMKEELEALEANNT, from the coding sequence ATGAAGATTTTTGGATGCCTTGTCTATGCTGCCACCAATACTAGTTCTAGATCAAAGTTTGACCCTAGAGCAAATCCAGCCGTGTTTCTGGATTATCCACTTGGCTACAAAGATTATAAGCTTTACAATCTACAAACCAAACAATTCCTCATATCAAGGGATGTGATATTTCATGAGGACACCATATCTTTTGCTCAAAATCCTTATACTCAACTCAACAATGATATTTTCTTTGACTTTGTCCTCTCCAATCTAATATTAGATTTTGAACTGTTGCCTAATGTTCCAACAATTCCAACCGTACCTAAAATACCTCAACCATCAACCACAACAAATACGCAATCCCAAATTCTCCCTCTTATAGAAAACCAAATCTCACCTTCTACTTCTATCCAACTTAAAAGATCCACCAGGACTAAACATACTCACTCCTACCTTCATGACTACATTTGTCATACTAAATCTCCTTACCCGATTTCAAACTTCATCAACAACCATAGATTGAACCACACTTATCATAATTTCGTTTACCAAGCCAATCTTATTCTTGAATCACAATTTTACCATCAAGCAGTTAAACATGAGGAATGGAGGACTGCAATGAAAGAAGAACTTGAAGCTTTGGAAGCCAACAACACTTGA
- the LOC112791915 gene encoding F-box/kelch-repeat protein SKIP11 — protein MLDGRSCVVPRLFPSSYQAENKWPFMTYLPDLDIKNGKRPLENDVNDEPNPRKVNSKRLGSRRLRGEANRVLFQQQPYQIEDSVVPKIDEDVDDGVDSDDDDSTMQDHRNDFVLLSGLQIDEDALAHSAELLAEHDKYQARDSLESGFHQSDEQQENQSKHFSDSGVQQSDEMQLLAANLSNSSDQPSDQQQENHSGDSSDSGSLLPRMNRDSSIACLSRCSRSDYGSLASLNSSFRNIIRSGELYKWRRLNGIIEHWVYFSCALLEWEAYDPIRERWMHLPRMASNECFMCSDKESLAVGTELLVFGRELRSHVIYRYSLLTNSWSSGMRMNAPRCLFGSASLGEIAILAGGCDSEGRILDSAELYNSENQQWEMLPPMKKPRKMCSGVFMDGKFYVIGGIGGSESKLLTCGEEYNLQTRTWTEIPSMSPGRNARGAEMPATAEAPPLVAVVNNELYAADYADMEVKKYDKERKVWNTIGRLPERAVSMNGWGLAFRACGNRLIVIGGPRTHGGGFIELNSWVPSEGPPQWNLLARKRSGNFVYNCAVMGC, from the coding sequence ATGTTGGACGGCCGTTCCTGTGTGGTTCCGAGGTTGTTTCCCAGCTCCTACCAGGCAGAAAACAAGTGGCCTTTCATGACATATCTGCCTGACTTGGACATCAAGAACGGCAAGCGCCCTTTGGAAAATGATGTCAATGATGAACCCAATCCCAGGAAGGTTAATAGCAAGAGATTGGGTTCTCGCCGCCTCCGAGGTGAAGCCAATCGAGTTTTGTTTCAACAGCAGCCTTATCAGATTGAGGATTCTGTTGTTCCGAAAATTGATGAGGACGTTGATGATGGTGttgatagtgatgatgatgacTCTACCATGCAGGATCACAGGAATGATTTTGTGCTGCTGAGTGGTCTCCAAATAGATGAAGATGCTCTAGCTCATTCTGCTGAGCTGTTAGCTGAACATGACAAGTATCAAGCCAGGGATTCATTGGAGTCCGGTTTCCATCAATCTGATGAGCAGCAGGAGAATCAATCCAAGCATTTTTCTGATTCTGGAGTTCAGCAATCTGACGAGATGCAGCTGCTTGCTGCAAATTTGTCAAATTCCAGTGACCAGCCATCTGATCAGCAGCAAGAGAATCATTCCGGTGATTCATCGGATTCTGGTTCCCTTCTGCCTAGAATGAACAGAGACAGCTCGATTGCCTGTCTCAGCCGCTGTTCGAGGTCCGATTATGGTTCTCTTGCATCACTGAACTCAAGCTTTCGCAACATTATTCGAAGTGGTGAGCTATACAAGTGGAGGAGACTGAATGGAATCATAGAACACTGGGTTTACTTTTCCTGTGCCCTCCTTGAATGGGAGGCCTATGATCCGATTCGCGAAAGGTGGATGCATTTGCCTAGGATGGCTTCTAACGAATGCTTCATGTGTTCGGACAAGGAGTCCTTGGCTGTTGGTACTGAACTACTTGTGTTTGGGAGGGAGCTGAGATCCCATGTCATTTACAGATACAGTCTTTTGACGAATTCATGGTCTTCGGGAATGCGGATGAATGCTCCAAGATGCTTGTTTGGATCTGCTAGCCTTGGAGAGATTGCAATTTTGGCCGGTGGGTGTGATTCCGAGGGACGTATTCTGGACTCTGCTGAACTGTATAATTCCGAGAATCAACAATGGGAAATGCTCCCACCCATGAAAAAGCCTAGGAAGATGTGCTCTGGAGTATTCATGGATGGAAAGTTCTATGTGATTGGTGGAATTGGTGGAAGCGAGTCTAAGCTTCTTACCTGTGGTGAGGAGTACAATCTACAGACTAGGACATGGACAGAAATTCCTAGCATGTCCCCAGGACGCAATGCTAGGGGAGCCGAGATGCCTGCAACAGCCGAGGCGCCACCTCTGGTTGCTGTTGTAAATAATGAATTATATGCTGCTGATTATGCTGACATGGAGGTTAAGAAGTACGATAAAGAGAGAAAAGTGTGGAATACCATTGGGAGACTTCCGGAACGAGCAGTGTCAATGAATGGCTGGGGTCTTGCATTCAGGGCATGCGGAAATCGGCTAATCGTGATAGGTGGACCTCGGACACATGGTGGGGGTTTTATTGAACTCAACTCGTGGGTGCCGAGCGAAGGACCTCCCCAATGGAACCTACTGGCCAGGAAACGGTCTGGTAACTTTGTCTATAACTGTGCCGTGATGGGATGTTGA